In Desulfuribacillus alkaliarsenatis, the following proteins share a genomic window:
- a CDS encoding nucleoside recognition domain-containing protein yields MINGIWLFFVAFGIGYSALAGNIDQVTSSILKGAELGVGVSLGLISILVFWLGIVKIAEKAGLIDKLSILLSPIAKFLFPEIPKNHPAMGYILSNMSANMLGIGNAATPLGLKAMEELQKLNKNKEVASKAMCTLLALNTSSITLIPTTIIGLRLKFESADPTEIVFTTIFATLISTFVAISVDKYYRRKERHIY; encoded by the coding sequence ATGATTAACGGCATTTGGTTATTTTTTGTAGCCTTTGGAATTGGATATTCAGCATTAGCTGGTAATATTGACCAAGTGACAAGTTCGATACTTAAAGGGGCAGAGTTAGGGGTAGGAGTAAGCTTAGGTCTAATTAGCATTCTTGTTTTTTGGTTAGGAATTGTTAAGATAGCCGAAAAGGCAGGTTTAATTGATAAACTATCTATATTATTATCGCCGATAGCAAAGTTTTTGTTTCCGGAAATACCCAAAAATCATCCTGCAATGGGTTATATATTATCCAATATGAGCGCTAACATGCTAGGTATTGGTAATGCGGCTACACCTTTGGGACTAAAAGCCATGGAGGAGCTACAAAAGCTAAACAAAAATAAGGAAGTCGCCAGTAAAGCAATGTGTACTTTACTGGCACTAAATACATCAAGTATTACTTTAATTCCAACAACAATTATTGGGTTGAGATTAAAGTTTGAGTCTGCTGACCCAACAGAAATTGTTTTTACAACAATTTTTGCTACCTTGATATCGACATTTGTGGCCATTTCTGTAGATAAATATTATCGGAGAAAAGAGAGGCATATATATTGA
- a CDS encoding spore maturation protein — MFDSIAIISTWAIPSIVVGIPLYAYFIKKIPVYETFIEGAKSGFTTAITIMPHLVGMMVAITIFRESGALDFFLRLVEPILAPLMIPKEVFPLGILRPISGSAALGFTTDILNTYGPDSLIGRIASTVQGSTDTTLYVLTVYFGSVGVKKIRYALKVGLLADLGGFLAAVYICVLVFGGQ; from the coding sequence GTGTTTGACTCAATAGCTATAATTTCAACATGGGCTATACCTAGCATTGTGGTAGGAATTCCACTTTATGCCTATTTTATAAAAAAAATACCCGTTTATGAAACATTTATTGAGGGGGCAAAGAGTGGATTTACGACAGCTATTACAATAATGCCCCATTTGGTTGGGATGATGGTAGCTATTACGATTTTTAGAGAGTCTGGAGCCCTTGATTTTTTCCTGCGTCTTGTAGAACCAATACTTGCCCCTTTAATGATACCTAAAGAAGTCTTTCCTTTAGGTATACTCAGGCCTATTTCAGGTAGCGCAGCCCTTGGATTTACGACTGATATCTTGAACACATATGGACCAGATTCATTAATTGGTAGAATTGCCAGTACTGTTCAAGGTAGCACTGACACAACTCTTTATGTGTTAACTGTTTATTTCGGGAGCGTTGGCGTAAAGAAAATAAGATATGCTTTGAAGGTCGGTCTATTAGCCGATTTAGGTGGTTTTTTAGCTGCTGTTTACATCTGTGTACTTGTATTTGGCGGTCAATAA
- a CDS encoding pseudouridine synthase — protein sequence MERLQKYMAACGVASRRKSEQLIESGAVTVNGRVIKEMGYQVNPHADDVKVYGQRINTEEKIYILLNKPRGYVTTASDPQNRRIILDLLKDVQHRVYPVGRLDIDTSGLLILTNDGDLAQRLAHPSYEIDKVYLAKIKGIPDAAALEKLQSGIQLEDGITAPANARIIKIENNNAVVEITIHEGRNRQVRRMLDAIGHPVLRLSRERIGFLSVEGLKPGRYRQLQSEELIELKRMLDI from the coding sequence ATGGAACGATTACAAAAGTACATGGCTGCCTGTGGAGTTGCTTCTAGACGAAAGAGCGAACAACTGATAGAATCAGGAGCAGTTACTGTCAATGGACGAGTTATTAAAGAAATGGGATATCAAGTAAATCCCCATGCGGATGATGTGAAGGTGTATGGGCAGAGGATAAACACAGAAGAGAAAATATACATACTTTTAAATAAACCCAGAGGATACGTAACCACCGCTTCAGATCCACAAAACAGGAGGATTATTCTAGACTTATTAAAGGACGTACAGCATCGTGTGTATCCTGTTGGCAGATTAGACATTGATACAAGTGGTCTTTTGATATTAACTAATGATGGGGATTTAGCTCAAAGACTTGCCCATCCTAGCTATGAAATTGATAAAGTCTACCTAGCTAAGATTAAAGGTATACCTGATGCAGCAGCTCTTGAAAAATTACAGTCAGGAATTCAGCTAGAGGACGGAATCACAGCACCTGCTAATGCTAGGATAATAAAAATTGAAAATAATAACGCTGTAGTTGAAATTACAATTCATGAAGGAAGAAATAGACAGGTACGTAGGATGTTAGATGCAATAGGTCATCCAGTATTAAGACTGAGTCGTGAAAGAATTGGGTTTTTGTCAGTAGAGGGACTAAAGCCTGGACGGTACAGACAATTACAGTCGGAAGAGCTTATTGAACTAAAAAGAATGCTAGATATTTAA
- a CDS encoding response regulator transcription factor, with protein MEETKKILIVDDEDRIRQLLKLYLEREGFIIEEADEGLTAYNKILNGNYDLVLLDIMLPGMDGWEICQKVRETMTLPIVLLTAKGEEENRIHGFELGADDYVVKPFSPREVVMRVKALLKRSSATAYLETGNQSANVLIFPDIIIDHDAHAVQVNGQEVSLTPKEYDLLYYIARKPDKVFSREELLKEVWNYDFFGDLRTVDTHVKRLREKLGKISPDAEQRIATVWGVGYKFKPGKIES; from the coding sequence TTGGAAGAAACTAAGAAGATACTTATCGTAGATGATGAAGATCGTATTAGACAATTATTGAAATTATACCTAGAAAGAGAAGGTTTTATTATTGAAGAAGCTGACGAAGGTTTAACTGCCTATAATAAAATACTTAACGGCAATTATGATCTTGTACTATTAGATATCATGTTGCCAGGTATGGATGGTTGGGAAATATGTCAAAAAGTCAGGGAAACGATGACATTACCAATTGTATTATTAACAGCAAAGGGAGAAGAAGAAAATAGAATTCATGGTTTTGAACTAGGCGCTGACGATTATGTTGTCAAGCCCTTTAGTCCACGTGAAGTAGTGATGCGTGTTAAAGCTCTATTAAAAAGGTCATCAGCTACAGCATATTTAGAAACTGGAAATCAGTCTGCTAATGTGTTGATTTTTCCTGATATAATAATTGACCACGATGCACATGCCGTACAGGTTAATGGCCAAGAAGTAAGCTTAACTCCAAAGGAATATGATTTACTTTATTATATAGCACGAAAGCCTGATAAAGTTTTTAGTAGGGAAGAATTACTTAAAGAAGTCTGGAACTATGATTTTTTTGGTGATTTAAGGACAGTAGATACCCATGTTAAAAGATTACGAGAGAAACTAGGGAAAATATCTCCAGATGCTGAGCAGAGAATTGCAACCGTCTGGGGTGTCGGTTATAAATTCAAGCCTGGAAAAATAGAAAGTTAA
- a CDS encoding ATP-binding protein produces MIRKSIILKLWLSILILMLVAIAFLGVFLGKYFDDLYYSFEIRSLLSKANHIAEVVVFREDKKLATEIIWELAREINASVVIDTRWESIGTIATGPRIDEIPEEARFSAEDIELVYSGFSVTQRGTIVDTQTEILSVAVPLVNQRREIFGVVMVYKPAQQITEIINEAKMLIVYTFTIAFLLSIVLAFYLTKRISDPLLQMNEVAQSMAEGKFTGNIEVKTEDEIGTLGRTMNVLALELNSSIQSLNKEKEQLNSILSSMSDAVITINKNQQIVIANPPATKLLKRWILNYRTGYKYPIDRLPQELVEIFKDAFTKEEETYYDTTMDGRSYAVTIDPLYHMNKINGVVVVLRDVTEEKRMDKLRKDFVANVSHELRTPLSMLQGYSEALLDDIADDPKMRNELAGIIYDESIRMKRLVNDLLDLAKLEARQIELEKETVEVGEILDNLIKKYKKLHENKNFTLTIQGNKPIYTYIDVARIEQVLINLIDNAIRHTDEKGQIEIKAALNDMIIIEVTDNGVGIPEEDVPFVFERFYKADKARTRSKSGTGLGLAISKNIIEAHSGEISVRSQVGKGTTFTIELPKLAS; encoded by the coding sequence ATGATACGAAAAAGTATTATATTAAAATTATGGCTCTCGATTTTAATACTAATGTTAGTAGCGATAGCATTTTTAGGGGTGTTCTTAGGTAAATACTTCGATGATTTATACTACTCGTTTGAAATCAGGAGTCTATTATCTAAAGCTAATCATATAGCAGAGGTAGTAGTCTTTAGAGAAGATAAGAAGCTTGCTACTGAAATTATATGGGAATTAGCCCGGGAGATTAACGCATCAGTGGTGATAGACACACGATGGGAATCAATAGGTACAATTGCAACTGGACCAAGAATTGATGAAATACCTGAAGAAGCGAGATTTTCCGCTGAAGATATCGAGTTGGTGTATAGCGGTTTTTCTGTGACGCAGCGTGGAACAATAGTAGATACCCAAACAGAAATTTTATCTGTAGCAGTTCCACTAGTAAATCAAAGAAGAGAAATATTTGGTGTTGTAATGGTTTATAAGCCTGCGCAGCAAATAACGGAAATTATTAATGAAGCTAAAATGCTAATTGTGTATACCTTTACAATTGCATTTTTATTAAGCATAGTATTAGCGTTTTATTTAACTAAGCGGATATCCGATCCGTTACTACAAATGAATGAAGTTGCACAAAGCATGGCTGAGGGTAAATTCACAGGTAATATAGAAGTTAAGACGGAAGACGAGATAGGTACGCTAGGTAGGACAATGAATGTTCTCGCTTTAGAGCTTAATAGCTCAATACAATCATTAAATAAAGAAAAAGAACAATTAAATAGTATTCTAAGCAGTATGTCAGATGCTGTAATAACTATTAATAAGAATCAACAAATAGTAATTGCAAATCCACCAGCAACGAAGTTGTTAAAAAGATGGATATTAAACTATCGAACAGGATATAAATATCCAATAGATAGATTGCCACAGGAATTAGTAGAGATTTTCAAAGATGCTTTTACAAAAGAGGAAGAAACATATTATGATACTACTATGGATGGTCGTTCTTATGCAGTTACTATAGACCCGCTGTATCATATGAACAAAATTAACGGTGTTGTTGTAGTGCTTCGTGATGTAACCGAAGAAAAGAGAATGGATAAATTACGTAAAGATTTTGTTGCTAATGTATCCCACGAGCTTAGGACACCTCTATCAATGCTGCAGGGCTACAGTGAAGCATTGTTAGATGATATAGCCGATGATCCTAAAATGAGAAATGAGCTGGCTGGTATAATCTATGACGAGTCAATTCGAATGAAGCGACTTGTAAACGATTTATTAGATTTAGCTAAGCTCGAAGCTAGACAAATAGAATTAGAGAAAGAAACAGTAGAAGTAGGCGAAATACTTGACAACCTTATAAAAAAGTATAAAAAACTACACGAAAATAAAAACTTTACTTTGACTATTCAAGGAAATAAACCAATATATACCTATATAGATGTAGCAAGAATAGAACAAGTGCTTATTAATTTGATTGATAATGCTATTCGCCATACAGATGAAAAAGGTCAGATAGAAATCAAAGCAGCTCTTAATGATATGATAATTATTGAAGTCACTGATAATGGTGTAGGGATACCAGAGGAAGATGTTCCATTTGTATTTGAGCGATTCTATAAAGCTGATAAGGCCAGAACTAGATCTAAATCCGGGACAGGTCTCGGTTTAGCTATTAGTAAAAATATTATAGAAGCTCATAGCGGAGAAATTTCAGTACGAAGCCAAGTTGGTAAAGGCACAACGTTTACAATTGAGCTACCGAAATTAGCTTCTTAA
- a CDS encoding histidinol-phosphatase yields the protein MLTDYHVHVERGKYQLEWLQKFIDKAKEEGITELGISEHAYRFKETKEILYNPWIAKRQTESIDEYLDMLFTARENGINIKVGIEMDYIPGKEEAIQNFLEKYPWDYVIGSIHWIDQWGFDLSEMKDEWSKRNVTDVYKVYFETLLKLTESKLFDIVGHFDVIKIFGHVPEMRDDLFQLIDQVIDSIATNNLVVEVSTAGYRKPVRELYPKPEWLSKFYEKDIPICLSSDAHTPEDVGSGYEDVIPLIAEVGYDKLAIFNKRKYQLLNFR from the coding sequence GTGCTTACGGACTATCACGTTCATGTAGAACGGGGAAAATATCAATTAGAATGGCTGCAGAAATTTATAGACAAAGCAAAAGAAGAAGGTATCACTGAGTTAGGTATAAGTGAACACGCCTATAGATTTAAGGAAACAAAAGAAATATTATACAACCCGTGGATTGCTAAACGTCAAACAGAGTCTATCGATGAATACCTAGATATGTTGTTTACTGCTAGGGAAAATGGTATTAATATTAAAGTAGGAATAGAAATGGACTACATTCCAGGAAAAGAAGAAGCAATCCAGAACTTTCTTGAAAAATATCCATGGGATTATGTAATAGGCTCCATTCACTGGATTGATCAATGGGGATTTGACTTAAGTGAGATGAAGGACGAGTGGAGTAAGCGAAATGTTACTGATGTCTATAAAGTATATTTCGAAACACTTCTAAAACTTACCGAAAGTAAATTGTTTGATATTGTAGGGCACTTTGACGTTATAAAGATCTTTGGTCACGTGCCAGAGATGAGAGATGACTTGTTCCAATTAATCGATCAGGTTATTGACAGTATAGCGACTAATAATTTGGTTGTTGAAGTTAGTACTGCAGGTTACAGGAAGCCAGTGCGTGAATTGTATCCTAAGCCCGAGTGGTTAAGTAAATTTTATGAGAAAGATATACCTATTTGCCTGTCTTCTGATGCCCATACACCAGAAGATGTTGGCTCTGGATATGAAGATGTAATCCCGCTGATAGCAGAGGTAGGCTATGACAAACTTGCAATATTTAATAAGAGGAAGTATCAGTTGTTGAACTTCAGATAG
- the serA gene encoding phosphoglycerate dehydrogenase, which translates to MFKVLVSDPISNVGLKTLIEDSEIELDVKTGLEKEELLKIIGNYDALLVRSQTKVTAEVINAGTNLKVIGRAGVGVDNIDLDAATDHGLLVINAPDGNTISTAEHAFAMLISMARNIPQAHGKLKHGVWDRKSFTGVELNKKVLGVVGVGRIGAEVVKRAKSFNMEILGYDPFMSQERAEKLGITLATVEEIFANADFITFHTPLTKETKYMLDKPQFATMKKGVRIVNCARGGIVNEVALYDAIKEGIVAGAALDVFEEEPAVGNPLLDLPQVVTTPHLGASTEEAQLNVAIDVAEEVANVLKGKGFKNAVNLPILPEEDFAELKPYLKLGQKLGQLAAQLCSGIIEKLEITYAGNIADLKCEPLTRYIVRGLLSYHLADDVNYINALKMAKSKHVDIIESKTSTAKGFANLVSITVTTSNDKVKVSGSLLNGYGTRIVNINGYTVDANPVGHMLIAQHTDMPGIIGNVGTILGEAKINIATMQVGRKEIGGNAIMVLGVDKSISEDVIESLEKIDGIKKIFNVDLQN; encoded by the coding sequence ATGTTTAAAGTTCTAGTAAGTGATCCGATATCAAACGTTGGACTGAAAACCTTAATAGAGGATTCAGAAATTGAATTAGATGTTAAGACTGGTTTAGAAAAAGAGGAGCTTTTAAAAATTATTGGTAATTACGATGCATTGCTGGTTCGTAGCCAAACAAAGGTAACTGCTGAAGTTATTAATGCAGGCACTAACCTGAAGGTTATCGGAAGAGCAGGAGTCGGTGTTGATAACATAGATTTAGATGCTGCCACTGATCATGGTTTATTAGTAATCAATGCCCCTGACGGTAATACAATATCAACTGCTGAGCATGCTTTTGCTATGTTAATCTCTATGGCACGTAACATACCGCAAGCCCACGGTAAACTTAAGCACGGAGTATGGGATCGTAAATCCTTTACTGGTGTAGAGTTGAACAAAAAGGTACTAGGTGTTGTTGGTGTTGGACGTATTGGTGCCGAGGTTGTAAAGAGAGCAAAATCCTTTAACATGGAGATACTTGGATATGATCCATTCATGTCACAAGAAAGGGCTGAAAAATTAGGCATTACCCTAGCTACAGTTGAAGAAATTTTTGCTAATGCTGATTTCATCACTTTCCATACTCCATTAACTAAAGAAACTAAATATATGCTAGATAAACCGCAGTTCGCTACAATGAAAAAAGGTGTTAGGATTGTTAACTGTGCCCGAGGTGGAATTGTTAATGAGGTTGCATTATATGATGCTATTAAAGAGGGCATCGTTGCAGGGGCAGCTTTAGATGTGTTTGAAGAAGAGCCAGCCGTAGGTAACCCACTGCTGGATTTACCGCAGGTAGTAACTACACCTCACCTAGGTGCTTCAACCGAAGAAGCGCAATTGAATGTAGCTATTGATGTTGCTGAAGAAGTAGCAAACGTACTTAAGGGTAAAGGCTTTAAAAACGCGGTTAATTTACCAATATTACCTGAAGAAGATTTTGCTGAACTTAAACCATACTTAAAATTAGGACAAAAGCTAGGTCAGCTTGCTGCACAGCTTTGCTCTGGTATTATAGAAAAATTAGAAATTACTTATGCTGGTAACATTGCTGATTTAAAATGCGAGCCATTAACAAGATACATTGTTAGAGGTTTACTATCTTATCACTTAGCAGATGACGTTAATTATATCAACGCATTAAAGATGGCAAAATCAAAGCATGTTGATATTATTGAAAGCAAAACATCAACAGCAAAAGGCTTTGCAAACTTAGTATCTATAACTGTAACAACCTCAAATGACAAAGTTAAAGTTTCTGGATCATTATTAAATGGCTATGGGACTAGAATAGTTAATATCAATGGCTATACAGTAGACGCTAACCCAGTTGGTCATATGCTTATAGCCCAACATACAGATATGCCTGGTATTATCGGTAATGTTGGTACAATCTTAGGAGAAGCCAAGATAAATATTGCTACAATGCAGGTAGGACGAAAAGAAATTGGTGGTAACGCTATTATGGTTCTAGGAGTTGACAAGAGCATCTCTGAGGATGTTATAGAGTCTCTTGAGAAGATTGATGGCATCAAGAAAATCTTCAATGTGGACTTACAGAACTAA
- a CDS encoding PRK06851 family protein yields MVANIKRYFAGGNTFKGFYSLYESALANLGRIFIIKGGPGTGKSTIMRNISLELTDRGYDVEHLHCSSDPNSLDGVIVRELSIGIVDGTAPHVIEPVNPGIVEEIINLGDCWDRNKLLPYKGEIEKITSLIKEQFAKAYDIFAEAKVVKDEIKKQFIDDMDYKDVDRVTQQLIADLFKNYQPPYVRQLFFGANSPEGFVEYIDNITKNIEKRYILKGVPGAGKSTMLAKIAQKAEEIRFDVEVYRCALNPDDIDIVIIPPLGIAVIDAGNNSYDIDIRKSDTIIDLTKGLNGEFINKVSAKTKQLQLKYDELMTAGTNRIAQAKQLHQEKERFYIEAMDFEKVNDKKLAILKEILLEEKR; encoded by the coding sequence ATGGTAGCAAATATAAAAAGATACTTTGCAGGCGGGAATACCTTCAAAGGATTTTATTCATTATATGAATCGGCACTAGCTAATTTAGGGCGCATTTTTATTATTAAAGGCGGTCCTGGAACAGGCAAGTCAACAATTATGCGAAATATTAGCTTAGAGTTAACGGACAGGGGTTATGATGTAGAGCATTTACATTGCTCATCTGATCCCAATTCGTTAGATGGTGTAATTGTTAGGGAGCTTAGTATTGGCATTGTAGATGGTACAGCTCCGCATGTAATTGAACCTGTAAACCCAGGAATTGTAGAAGAAATTATTAACCTAGGTGATTGCTGGGATAGGAATAAACTTCTGCCATACAAAGGGGAGATTGAAAAAATTACATCGTTAATTAAAGAACAGTTTGCTAAAGCGTATGATATTTTCGCTGAAGCTAAAGTAGTTAAGGATGAAATAAAGAAGCAATTTATAGATGATATGGATTATAAAGATGTTGACCGAGTGACACAACAACTCATCGCTGATTTGTTTAAAAACTATCAACCTCCATATGTGCGTCAATTGTTTTTTGGTGCTAATTCGCCAGAAGGATTTGTTGAATATATAGATAATATAACTAAAAACATTGAGAAACGCTATATTCTTAAAGGTGTTCCGGGCGCTGGGAAATCTACAATGCTGGCAAAAATCGCACAAAAAGCAGAAGAAATTAGATTTGACGTAGAGGTATATCGCTGTGCCCTTAATCCAGATGATATAGATATTGTTATCATACCGCCCTTGGGTATAGCGGTAATTGACGCAGGTAATAACTCATATGATATTGATATTCGCAAAAGTGATACTATTATAGATTTGACTAAAGGGTTAAATGGTGAATTTATTAATAAAGTTAGCGCAAAAACAAAGCAGCTACAATTAAAATATGATGAATTAATGACAGCAGGAACGAATCGAATAGCGCAAGCTAAACAGTTACATCAAGAAAAGGAAAGATTCTACATTGAAGCAATGGATTTTGAGAAAGTAAACGACAAAAAATTAGCTATTTTAAAAGAAATTTTACTTGAAGAAAAACGTTAA
- a CDS encoding Lrp/AsnC family transcriptional regulator, which translates to MTELQLKVLQLLKENSKITAKEIASMLDQEVEAIEQLIQDMEADGTIVKYTAIVNWEKVASEQVIAMIDVKVAPKRGQGFDALAERIYRFPEVQSVYLMSGSYDLSVVVEGNNLKQLAEFVSARLSPLEDVVSTTTHFILKKYKENGVILNDKEKDQRLVVSP; encoded by the coding sequence ATGACAGAACTACAATTGAAAGTACTACAATTACTTAAGGAAAACAGCAAAATTACAGCCAAAGAAATAGCAAGTATGTTAGATCAGGAAGTTGAAGCCATTGAGCAGCTAATTCAAGATATGGAAGCTGATGGTACGATAGTAAAATATACTGCTATTGTCAACTGGGAAAAAGTAGCTTCTGAGCAGGTTATTGCAATGATTGATGTTAAAGTAGCTCCGAAACGAGGGCAGGGATTTGATGCCTTAGCAGAAAGAATTTATAGATTCCCAGAGGTGCAATCTGTTTACTTAATGTCAGGTAGTTATGATCTATCTGTTGTAGTTGAAGGTAATAACTTAAAACAACTTGCTGAATTTGTGAGTGCACGACTCTCACCATTAGAAGACGTGGTATCTACGACTACTCATTTTATTCTAAAGAAATATAAAGAAAATGGCGTTATTCTTAATGACAAAGAAAAAGATCAGCGTTTGGTGGTTTCTCCATGA
- a CDS encoding aminotransferase class I/II-fold pyridoxal phosphate-dependent enzyme, translating into MNIQEKLSPQVKQIPPSGIRKFFDLVVATKGVISLGVGEPDFVTPWHVRESSIHSLEQGMTSYTSNSGLLELREEICRYMDETFALKYSPNNEIMVTVGASEAIDIALRTIASQGDEVLIVEPCYVSYGPCATLAGATPVSVPTYQKDDFKLMPEVLESKITPKSKAIIMCFPNNPTGGVMEEEDLKKIADIIKKHDLLVISDEVYAELTYGKKHASIANIEGMKDRTILISGLSKSFAMTGWRIGFAMAHPEIIAAMLKIHQYTILCAPIMGQIAALEALRNGKCEMDKMIEQYDQRRKLIVKGFQEIGLSCHIPKGAFYAFPNIEATGYEDHQFAEELLKETKVAVVPGSVFGQGGKGFIRCSYATSYSQITEALERIGEFVLPLIDKNKNEQAI; encoded by the coding sequence ATGAACATTCAAGAAAAGCTATCGCCCCAAGTCAAACAAATTCCACCATCTGGAATCCGTAAGTTTTTTGATTTAGTCGTAGCAACAAAGGGAGTTATATCTTTAGGGGTTGGAGAACCAGATTTTGTTACCCCGTGGCACGTGAGGGAGAGTTCTATCCATTCTTTAGAGCAGGGTATGACATCCTACACATCAAATTCAGGCTTATTAGAACTGCGTGAAGAGATTTGTCGTTATATGGATGAAACGTTTGCATTGAAGTATTCTCCAAACAACGAAATAATGGTAACTGTTGGTGCTAGTGAAGCCATTGACATAGCTTTAAGAACTATTGCGTCACAGGGTGATGAGGTGCTTATTGTTGAGCCTTGTTATGTTTCATATGGTCCGTGTGCTACTTTAGCTGGTGCTACACCGGTATCTGTACCTACCTATCAAAAAGATGATTTCAAACTTATGCCTGAGGTGTTGGAGTCTAAAATCACACCTAAATCTAAGGCGATTATTATGTGTTTCCCGAATAATCCTACTGGTGGGGTTATGGAAGAAGAAGATTTGAAAAAAATTGCCGACATTATAAAAAAACATGATTTGCTTGTTATTTCAGATGAGGTGTATGCTGAATTAACCTATGGTAAAAAACATGCTAGTATTGCGAATATTGAGGGTATGAAAGATCGCACAATATTGATTAGTGGACTATCAAAATCTTTTGCCATGACTGGCTGGAGGATAGGGTTTGCAATGGCCCATCCAGAGATTATTGCAGCTATGCTTAAGATTCATCAATATACAATCCTTTGTGCTCCGATTATGGGTCAAATCGCAGCGTTAGAAGCACTGCGAAATGGCAAATGCGAAATGGATAAAATGATTGAACAATATGACCAAAGAAGGAAGTTGATTGTTAAAGGTTTCCAGGAGATTGGTCTATCATGCCATATCCCTAAGGGTGCATTTTATGCTTTTCCTAACATAGAAGCTACAGGATATGAAGATCACCAATTTGCAGAGGAGCTATTGAAAGAGACGAAGGTAGCAGTAGTGCCTGGGTCTGTATTTGGTCAAGGAGGAAAAGGTTTTATCCGTTGCTCCTATGCAACCTCATACTCTCAAATAACAGAAGCATTAGAGAGAATTGGAGAATTTGTATTGCCGCTTATCGACAAAAACAAAAATGAGCAGGCTATATAA
- a CDS encoding YtxH domain-containing protein — protein sequence MMRMSGMRTGFMIGSIIGMFAGMFISSKSGHKMREEFERTYEDTKKNIKNFAEQTSDNATETWDNIQERMYSTVNNTIEDASQAVRDMEIGEIQSKPQTSHKFQTKSDKAKTDALVQAFLASDGFKQKKK from the coding sequence ATGATGAGAATGAGTGGTATGCGCACTGGTTTTATGATAGGAAGCATTATTGGTATGTTTGCAGGGATGTTTATATCATCAAAGTCAGGCCATAAAATGAGAGAAGAGTTTGAAAGAACATATGAGGATACTAAGAAAAATATAAAGAACTTTGCTGAACAAACAAGTGATAATGCAACAGAAACATGGGATAATATTCAAGAACGTATGTATAGTACCGTGAATAATACAATAGAAGATGCTTCACAGGCTGTTAGAGATATGGAAATAGGTGAAATACAATCTAAGCCGCAGACATCTCACAAATTTCAGACTAAGTCAGATAAGGCTAAAACAGATGCACTTGTACAAGCGTTTTTAGCATCAGATGGATTCAAGCAGAAGAAAAAGTAA
- a CDS encoding DUF1540 domain-containing protein yields the protein MLFGNKIICTVVNCKHHTTKDTCGKRKVHVTTHESIAKDFRSTDCMSFEHMD from the coding sequence ATGCTTTTTGGTAACAAAATAATCTGTACTGTTGTAAATTGTAAGCATCATACTACTAAAGATACCTGCGGAAAAAGAAAGGTACATGTAACAACACACGAATCAATCGCCAAGGATTTTAGAAGCACAGATTGCATGAGCTTCGAGCATATGGATTGA